One Hippea jasoniae genomic region harbors:
- a CDS encoding ZIP family metal transporter: MIQQLINNSTPMQIVLYGAVFVMAATSFGSVLALIFKKLPEGALDLSMAFSGGIMLVASFTSLILPSIKEGGILITSVGIIAGFFMIFLIESNVPHEHFISGYDGPEDKKEKFKRIWLIAIALIIHNFPEGFAVGVSIINDPKTGIATAIAIGIQDIPEGLAVSLPLMMINKKIGMPLFVGILSGVSEFITAIIGGFTFSVLGFLLPFGLSLAGGAMIYVTVKEVFPEIYSTGKDRLITFGFLIGFLTMLILDSAF; the protein is encoded by the coding sequence ATGATTCAGCAGCTTATAAATAACTCTACGCCGATGCAGATTGTTTTATACGGCGCTGTTTTTGTTATGGCGGCTACAAGTTTTGGCTCTGTGCTTGCGTTAATCTTTAAAAAGCTGCCCGAGGGGGCTTTGGATTTAAGTATGGCATTCAGCGGCGGTATTATGCTTGTTGCAAGTTTTACATCCCTTATTCTGCCGTCGATAAAAGAAGGCGGCATACTTATCACATCGGTTGGTATCATAGCAGGCTTTTTTATGATATTTTTGATAGAGAGCAATGTTCCGCATGAGCATTTCATAAGCGGTTATGATGGACCTGAGGATAAAAAGGAAAAGTTTAAACGCATATGGCTTATAGCAATAGCCTTGATTATTCACAACTTTCCTGAAGGGTTTGCTGTTGGCGTTTCAATAATCAACGACCCAAAAACCGGTATTGCAACAGCGATAGCAATCGGCATACAGGATATACCCGAAGGACTTGCCGTATCTTTGCCGCTTATGATGATAAACAAAAAAATCGGTATGCCTCTGTTTGTAGGCATTTTAAGCGGCGTATCTGAGTTTATAACAGCCATTATCGGCGGATTTACATTCTCTGTTCTTGGTTTTCTTCTTCCGTTTGGTTTGAGCCTTGCAGGCGGTGCAATGATTTATGTGACAGTAAAAGAGGTTTTTCCTGAAATCTACAGCACAGGTAAAGATAGACTCATTACCTTTGGCTTTTTAATAGGTTTTTTGACTATGCTGATATTGGATAGCGCCTTTTAG
- a CDS encoding DNA methyltransferase, whose translation MDKKKLKTKGETMIERAENQFWAYDINNINNQKDLVLLDNVQFIYELSLAELELKSFGVEFKVTNGLRKFKILNKSEEIKNLIKKRGSYFKSIDGEFTDYFYIIQKNQTRSVNQYLTHWIYPYKGKFHPQMIRALLNIIGLKQGDIVFEPFSGSGTTALEAQLLGINFYGIDISPLCVIQGRVKTESIFILDKILEIKDKVISKLVPSLFHSEVDYYKLIDKLTDDERVKNFYKLARLLAVSDNSRRKKDFVTSYIKNINLMIASIKDYIEIKERLGLKLGEVKFEVGDSRNVNLPDNSVDGIVTSPPYSIALDYVKNDEHSLKDLGFDVTKMRNDFIGVRGNGKNRVKLYNEDMKKSYSEMYRVLKPNKYAVIVIGNATYQGKEVKTVEFTVDYMESIGFKLVKNINKIIFGLYNVMKKENILIFKKEI comes from the coding sequence ATGGACAAAAAGAAACTAAAAACAAAGGGAGAAACAATGATTGAAAGAGCAGAAAATCAATTTTGGGCATATGATATAAATAATATAAACAATCAAAAGGATTTAGTTTTATTAGACAATGTTCAGTTTATATATGAGCTTTCCTTAGCTGAGCTTGAATTAAAATCTTTTGGCGTAGAATTTAAAGTAACAAATGGATTAAGGAAGTTTAAAATATTAAATAAATCAGAAGAAATAAAAAATTTAATAAAAAAAAGAGGATCATATTTCAAATCTATCGATGGGGAATTTACTGATTATTTTTATATTATTCAAAAAAATCAAACTCGTTCTGTAAATCAATATTTGACTCATTGGATATATCCATATAAAGGTAAATTTCACCCACAAATGATTAGAGCATTGCTAAATATTATAGGGTTAAAACAGGGAGATATTGTATTTGAACCTTTTTCGGGAAGTGGTACAACAGCATTAGAAGCTCAATTATTGGGAATAAATTTTTATGGTATTGATATATCTCCACTTTGTGTTATACAGGGCAGAGTAAAAACAGAATCTATTTTTATATTAGATAAGATTCTTGAGATAAAGGATAAAGTTATTTCTAAACTTGTCCCAAGTTTATTTCATAGTGAAGTTGATTATTATAAACTAATTGATAAATTAACGGATGATGAAAGGGTTAAAAATTTTTACAAATTAGCACGACTGTTAGCAGTTAGCGACAATTCAAGAAGGAAAAAGGATTTTGTTACTTCATATATAAAGAACATTAACCTTATGATTGCTTCTATAAAAGATTACATAGAAATAAAAGAAAGATTGGGATTAAAACTCGGAGAAGTAAAATTTGAAGTTGGAGATTCCCGAAATGTAAACCTTCCAGATAATTCTGTTGATGGAATAGTTACATCTCCTCCATACTCAATAGCCTTAGATTATGTAAAAAATGACGAACATTCTTTAAAAGATTTAGGATTTGATGTAACCAAAATGAGAAACGATTTTATAGGTGTTAGGGGGAATGGTAAAAATCGTGTAAAACTTTATAATGAGGATATGAAGAAATCATATTCTGAAATGTATCGGGTATTAAAGCCAAATAAATATGCAGTAATTGTGATAGGTAACGCAACTTATCAAGGAAAAGAAGTAAAAACAGTGGAATTTACAGTTGACTATATGGAAAGTATCGGTTTTAAACTTGTAAAAAATATAAATAAAATTATTTTTGGATTATACAATGTAATGAAAAAAGAAAATATTTTAATTTTCAAAAAGGAGATATAA
- a CDS encoding antitoxin yields the protein MIVKTKTFKSGNSQALRLPKEFRLNSKNVYIKKIGKGILLVEESDDFWENWWGSFEKAELIREQGSQEREELF from the coding sequence ATGATTGTAAAAACGAAAACATTTAAAAGCGGAAATTCTCAAGCATTAAGACTCCCAAAAGAGTTTAGATTAAACTCAAAAAATGTTTACATAAAAAAAATAGGAAAAGGAATTCTGCTTGTAGAAGAAAGCGATGATTTCTGGGAGAATTGGTGGGGTAGTTTTGAGAAAGCCGAGTTAATAAGAGAGCAGGGTTCTCAAGAAAGGGAAGAGCTGTTTTGA
- the vapC gene encoding type II toxin-antitoxin system tRNA(fMet)-specific endonuclease VapC, with protein MFLLDTNICIYIIKKKPVEVFNKLKALSIGDAKISSITVAELYFGAYNSQFIEKNLKIVESFLIPFDIIGFDEKCAVGYGKIKSILKREGNIIGELDMQIASVALANGLVLVTNNEKEFKRIKGLKVENWVKKRP; from the coding sequence ATGTTTTTGCTGGATACCAATATATGCATCTATATAATCAAAAAGAAGCCTGTTGAGGTTTTTAATAAACTTAAAGCTTTGAGTATAGGGGATGCAAAGATAAGCTCAATTACAGTGGCAGAGCTATATTTTGGAGCATATAATTCTCAGTTTATTGAAAAGAACCTGAAAATTGTGGAAAGTTTTCTTATTCCATTTGATATAATCGGTTTTGATGAAAAATGCGCAGTTGGATATGGAAAAATAAAGAGCATTCTAAAAAGGGAAGGCAATATAATCGGTGAATTAGACATGCAAATAGCATCAGTAGCACTGGCAAACGGTTTAGTCTTGGTCACAAACAATGAAAAAGAATTCAAAAGAATTAAAGGTCTAAAGGTGGAAAACTGGGTTAAAAAGAGGCCATGA
- a CDS encoding cation diffusion facilitator family transporter → MKQNSSKSVVIVAFSANLLIALSKFGVFLFSGSSSMFSEAIHSTTDTLNQILLLIGIRQAKKKADKLHPFGYGKERFFWAFIVAIFLFLSGGLYSFVVGIKKIEHPHGTENLPVALALLVVSMVLEGVSFLRAKKQIDSLKDSLSVFEFMKMTCRVELIVVFFEDLAALVGLSIAFVFILLSYLTDNPIFDGTGSVIIGILLMLIALIVAKEMKSLIIGEAIPGSMKSFIIDAVKSQKNVRGIRNLKSMVLDEESILVAMEIVFSSSIAARDVRDTIDSIEKVITAKYPQIKNIYIEPTVE, encoded by the coding sequence ATGAAACAGAACAGTTCTAAAAGCGTGGTTATAGTGGCTTTTTCTGCCAATCTTTTAATAGCTTTATCCAAATTTGGCGTTTTCCTCTTTAGTGGTTCTTCCTCAATGTTTTCTGAGGCGATACACTCAACAACAGATACACTAAATCAAATTTTGCTTTTGATAGGTATCAGGCAGGCAAAGAAAAAAGCTGATAAATTACATCCTTTCGGCTATGGGAAGGAGCGCTTTTTCTGGGCTTTTATTGTAGCTATATTTCTGTTTCTATCAGGCGGGCTGTATTCTTTTGTTGTGGGTATCAAAAAAATAGAGCATCCCCATGGCACAGAAAATTTGCCCGTAGCTTTAGCTTTACTTGTTGTTTCCATGGTACTTGAAGGGGTATCCTTTTTAAGAGCAAAAAAGCAGATTGATTCACTAAAGGATTCTTTGTCTGTGTTTGAATTTATGAAAATGACATGCAGGGTAGAGCTGATAGTTGTGTTTTTTGAGGATTTAGCCGCACTTGTTGGCCTGTCGATAGCGTTTGTTTTTATTCTTTTGTCTTATTTAACAGACAACCCTATCTTTGACGGCACGGGCTCTGTTATTATCGGGATATTGCTTATGCTTATTGCTTTGATTGTGGCAAAAGAGATGAAATCTTTAATAATAGGCGAGGCCATACCCGGAAGTATGAAAAGTTTTATTATAGATGCAGTGAAATCTCAAAAGAATGTTAGGGGTATAAGAAACCTTAAGTCCATGGTACTGGATGAGGAATCTATACTTGTTGCCATGGAGATTGTTTTTAGTTCAAGTATAGCAGCCAGAGATGTAAGGGATACGATAGATAGCATAGAAAAAGTCATAACGGCAAAATACCCTCAAATAAAAAACATCTATATAGAACCAACCGTTGAGTGA
- a CDS encoding tetratricopeptide repeat protein: protein MFEYRIGKGKQLDCKAYLKNQPDEKLKSTIENPLTNILNPNKILLQIEELEENLRNHIVNGTDDSQMYVRIARLYEELNQYERALNYLKTALSKANRPDPDITNLMGIYYKHLGNLERAEHIFKETLKVNRSPHVAFNLALVLSDQKKYREAVDVLDEFSSMSIQGPVSTLKALCYHHLKDDEEKKEAISQAYEYFRATNYLSDWEKTWYKILLKLTGDTHTLKKLEQSDEKSQSAEDEFYGIPKPVIMQ from the coding sequence GTGTTTGAATACAGGATAGGAAAGGGCAAACAGCTTGACTGCAAGGCATATCTCAAAAATCAGCCCGACGAAAAACTAAAAAGCACAATTGAAAATCCTTTAACGAATATCTTAAATCCCAACAAAATCCTTTTACAAATTGAGGAGCTTGAGGAAAACTTAAGAAACCATATAGTAAACGGCACTGACGATTCGCAGATGTATGTGAGGATAGCAAGACTTTACGAAGAACTCAATCAATACGAAAGAGCTTTAAACTATCTAAAAACTGCCCTTTCAAAAGCAAATAGGCCCGATCCAGACATCACAAACCTGATGGGTATATACTATAAGCATCTTGGTAATTTAGAAAGAGCAGAGCATATATTCAAAGAAACGCTTAAGGTAAATAGAAGCCCTCATGTTGCTTTCAACCTTGCGCTTGTTTTGAGTGATCAGAAAAAATACAGAGAAGCTGTTGATGTATTGGATGAATTTTCATCTATGTCGATACAGGGACCTGTCTCAACCTTAAAAGCCCTCTGCTATCACCATCTTAAAGACGATGAAGAGAAAAAAGAGGCAATCAGTCAGGCATATGAATATTTTAGAGCAACCAATTACCTATCTGACTGGGAAAAAACCTGGTATAAAATACTTCTTAAACTAACCGGTGATACGCATACACTAAAAAAATTAGAACAATCAGATGAAAAATCACAATCGGCAGAGGATGAATTTTACGGCATACCAAAACCCGTTATCATGCAGTAA
- a CDS encoding zinc ribbon domain-containing protein, with protein MEGQLKATKFCTNCGAEIDAKAEICPKCGVKQPSSNSPAKNPGLAAVLSFLFTGLGQIYNGQIGKGIIFIVMYSISIALMFVVVGFVTTPILWIWGMVDAYKTAERINSGQLKVGPSNKNANI; from the coding sequence ATGGAAGGACAGTTAAAAGCAACTAAATTTTGCACTAATTGTGGGGCAGAAATTGATGCTAAAGCAGAAATTTGTCCTAAATGTGGCGTGAAACAGCCATCTAGTAATTCTCCAGCAAAAAATCCTGGATTAGCTGCTGTTCTTAGTTTTCTTTTTACGGGATTGGGTCAAATCTATAATGGGCAGATTGGTAAAGGAATTATTTTTATTGTTATGTATTCTATATCAATTGCTTTAATGTTTGTTGTTGTTGGTTTTGTAACTACCCCTATACTTTGGATATGGGGCATGGTAGATGCTTACAAAACAGCAGAAAGAATTAATTCTGGTCAGTTAAAAGTGGGGCCTTCAAATAAAAATGCAAATATATAA
- a CDS encoding DUF4145 domain-containing protein, whose amino-acid sequence MYEEVKTLPDLAQIDIRSCLNKTRSIAEKIVYLILEKKGIKLNEKKFISAISALQNNKILSSKSIGYLHTIRIIGNLASHPTNETLSDTDVRVVSYALSCVTEELINKKLL is encoded by the coding sequence TTGTACGAGGAAGTTAAAACATTACCAGACCTTGCCCAAATAGATATAAGGTCTTGTCTAAATAAAACAAGATCTATAGCTGAAAAGATAGTGTACTTGATACTTGAAAAAAAAGGTATAAAACTCAACGAAAAGAAATTCATTTCAGCCATATCTGCACTTCAAAATAATAAGATTTTAAGTTCTAAATCAATAGGCTATTTACATACAATTCGAATAATTGGAAATCTTGCTTCTCATCCAACCAATGAAACTCTAAGTGATACAGATGTAAGAGTAGTATCATATGCATTATCATGTGTTACTGAAGAATTGATAAATAAAAAATTGCTATAG
- a CDS encoding UvrD-helicase domain-containing protein yields the protein MNRWLIPFEDLTQEQKAAVKLSCLGNQLILGPIGSGKTQILIHRTGYLAKMMNAKSNRYRVFVFNNTTKEFIKSGLKLIGIPKQTVSTFDHFCRLFYERYINTHLPYYQGWPDFELIRKSVLDLLKRRKDLQKQLDFVLVDEGQDLSYDAYTILKLISKHITVLMDPSQKIFKKGIEKEQLLEILNIKTSGFYLKQVIRSSPFIVKLASYFCTINNCDRQMLLRESKLQSSITEKPSYFVADNYEEELDAIATVIKERMLNNERIGILLTTNASIKAMHQALLKRSIKAEPIIASYSAVYDFNSEKPNLLTYFSAKGLTYDTIIMPQLTSKAFEWMDRFMVKQLLFVGIGRATKWVFLSSTRQDKLKEFDILIKAEANKDLMKLNKRFRLKQNNGNNNENGLYDLPL from the coding sequence ATGAATAGATGGCTTATACCCTTTGAAGATTTAACACAGGAGCAGAAAGCCGCCGTTAAGCTTTCCTGTTTGGGTAACCAGCTTATTTTGGGGCCGATAGGAAGTGGGAAGACCCAGATACTCATCCACAGAACAGGATATCTTGCAAAAATGATGAATGCTAAAAGCAATCGATACAGGGTTTTTGTTTTCAATAACACAACAAAAGAGTTTATAAAATCGGGATTGAAATTGATAGGTATTCCAAAACAAACAGTCAGCACATTCGATCATTTCTGCAGGCTTTTTTATGAAAGATATATAAACACACATCTGCCGTATTATCAAGGCTGGCCAGATTTTGAACTTATTAGAAAGAGCGTTCTTGATTTACTTAAGCGCAGAAAAGATTTACAAAAACAGTTGGATTTTGTTCTTGTTGATGAGGGGCAGGATTTATCGTATGATGCATACACAATACTAAAACTCATATCAAAACATATAACGGTTTTGATGGATCCATCTCAAAAAATTTTTAAAAAAGGCATCGAAAAAGAACAACTGCTTGAAATTTTAAACATAAAAACATCGGGGTTTTATCTTAAACAGGTCATAAGGAGCTCACCTTTCATAGTTAAGCTTGCCTCATATTTTTGCACCATAAATAATTGTGACAGGCAAATGCTTTTGAGAGAATCTAAGTTGCAGTCCTCAATCACAGAAAAACCTTCGTATTTTGTGGCTGATAATTATGAGGAGGAGTTAGATGCTATTGCTACTGTCATTAAAGAAAGAATGTTGAACAATGAAAGGATAGGAATACTGCTAACCACAAATGCCTCAATTAAGGCTATGCATCAAGCGCTTCTTAAAAGAAGTATAAAAGCAGAACCTATAATAGCATCTTATTCTGCTGTTTATGATTTTAACTCAGAAAAACCCAATCTTCTTACATATTTTTCGGCAAAGGGACTTACTTACGATACGATTATTATGCCTCAGCTGACATCAAAAGCCTTTGAATGGATGGATAGATTTATGGTGAAGCAGTTGCTATTTGTGGGCATCGGCAGGGCTACTAAATGGGTTTTTTTAAGCTCAACAAGACAGGATAAACTCAAAGAATTTGATATTTTAATAAAGGCGGAGGCCAATAAAGATTTGATGAAACTAAATAAGCGGTTCAGGCTAAAGCAGAACAATGGAAATAATAATGAAAATGGGTTGTATGATCTGCCGCTGTAG
- a CDS encoding Hsp70 family protein: MTERIMVAGIDLGTTNSTISVIQYENGDFKMQTLCLPQPTNSGEVYSPLIPSVVATIDNETVVVGEGAKRLMAFASEFSLVPEKNLFFNTKNEMGLKKVYFRADENLNRPYKIGGTILSFIKTQAEKILGKNIDKFCVTVPASFQLNQRRDTLLACKYADIPMEEDDLLEEPTAALIDYFIHNDSEFIDTITETPIKCVVFDFGGGTCDVAVVEISKDDTGQLKISELSISRYHRLGGSDIDKAIVYEILLPELFKENGLDPLDLTWAEKKKGLEPQLLPVAEALKIGISRQIEKSKKLKIYNKEKQQIRVSQPSLICRLPKRSFKLSNPSISAEEFENILKPFLDTDLIYLSMNDYRITQSIFSPINDALTKAYIDKDDIDFCLLVGGSSLIPQVQESLKKFFKKAQIGFYSDADDIQLAVSRGAAYNAFFKAITKKPLIQPVLHEGISIITDDGSKYTLIPPRSTIPYP; encoded by the coding sequence ATGACTGAAAGAATTATGGTTGCGGGTATTGACCTTGGAACAACAAATTCCACAATTTCTGTTATCCAATACGAAAATGGCGATTTTAAAATGCAAACCCTTTGCTTACCCCAGCCTACAAATAGCGGCGAGGTTTATTCACCCCTTATACCTTCCGTTGTTGCAACAATTGACAATGAAACTGTTGTAGTTGGCGAAGGTGCGAAGCGGTTGATGGCTTTTGCCAGTGAATTTTCTCTTGTTCCTGAAAAGAACCTATTCTTCAATACAAAAAATGAGATGGGCTTAAAAAAGGTGTATTTTAGAGCAGATGAAAACCTAAACAGGCCCTATAAAATCGGTGGCACAATTCTTTCCTTTATAAAAACGCAGGCAGAAAAAATACTTGGTAAAAACATAGATAAATTTTGCGTAACCGTGCCCGCATCTTTTCAGCTAAACCAGAGAAGAGACACGCTGCTTGCCTGTAAATATGCCGATATACCGATGGAAGAGGATGACCTTTTAGAGGAGCCCACCGCTGCTTTAATAGATTACTTCATACACAACGATAGTGAATTTATCGATACAATAACAGAAACGCCCATAAAATGCGTGGTCTTTGATTTTGGTGGTGGCACATGTGATGTTGCTGTTGTTGAGATTTCAAAAGACGATACAGGGCAACTAAAAATATCTGAACTTTCCATTTCGCGCTACCACAGGCTGGGAGGTTCAGATATAGACAAAGCAATAGTATATGAAATTCTACTGCCAGAACTATTCAAAGAAAACGGCCTTGATCCGCTTGATTTAACATGGGCTGAGAAGAAAAAAGGGCTTGAACCTCAGCTGCTGCCTGTTGCAGAGGCTTTAAAAATAGGTATATCCAGACAGATAGAAAAATCAAAAAAGCTAAAAATATACAATAAAGAAAAACAGCAAATCAGGGTTTCGCAACCTTCATTGATCTGCAGACTGCCAAAAAGAAGTTTTAAACTATCAAATCCGTCAATATCCGCTGAAGAGTTTGAGAATATTTTAAAACCATTTTTAGATACTGACCTTATATACTTATCTATGAATGACTACAGAATTACACAGTCAATATTTTCACCCATAAACGATGCACTCACCAAAGCCTATATCGATAAAGACGATATAGATTTCTGCCTGCTTGTTGGTGGCAGCTCTTTAATTCCACAGGTTCAAGAATCCCTAAAAAAATTTTTCAAAAAGGCACAGATAGGTTTTTATAGTGATGCAGATGACATTCAGCTTGCCGTTTCAAGAGGCGCAGCTTACAATGCGTTCTTTAAGGCAATAACAAAAAAACCTCTGATACAGCCCGTCCTTCATGAGGGTATATCTATAATCACAGACGATGGTAGTAAATACACGCTGATACCGCCCAGATCAACCATACCCTATCCCTAG